atcatttacttaccctcaagttgttccaaatctgtaaaatgtttttgttctgatgaacacagagaacgatattttggaagaatgcttgtaaccaaacagttcttggccaccattgactaccatagtaggaaaaatgacaatggtagtcaaaagtgccccagaactgtttgcttttccacattctgcaaaatatcttcttttgtgttcaacggaacaaagaaatttataaagctttttttctactatggtagtcaatagtggccaagaactgtttggttatgagcattcttccaaatatctttctctgtgttcatcagaacaaagaaatttatagagatgtggaacaactcgagggtgagtaaatgatgacagaattttcattttcgggtgaccTGTCCATTTAAGATCTGAGATCAACTGATTTATTAcattcttttttgtgttttggttttattaaacaaGTCATAGATCAGTCCTGAAGGTCAAAGACTCTGAGAACTACAGTCATTACTGCATTAGACAGCTGCTGCTTGGCAGGAAGTCGTGCACATATGTGACCACAGCCTTTGAAAGATAAGTCATGGTACCATAGCTGCCACTAGGGGCGCTGTCATAAAAGAAGTCGCAGATTCCTGTGGCAGGATCTTTCTCCAAGAAATACTCATTGGCCCCATGTGATCTCTGCGACAAAAACAGATGTTGTGAAGTACACTGTCAGTCCAACCTTATGGTTCTCGTGATCTTAAAAATCATTTGATCTAAGCTTCTTCTTGAAACAAAGTTGCAAATATAATGGTCCCCAAGTATGAATTTCTTCACAACATTTATTAACAGAATACATGGGAACTTCTTTATTGGTTCACTATTATtatctgaaaaaatatataaaaaatagcaAGTTGAAACAGGCTTTACTTGAGTTTGAGGAAGTGTCCAAACTTTTGGCCAtaagttaaaatgtgaaaatatgtattaacatatacagtataacatacAAAAGACGTTACCTGATCCTGCTGGAAGAGATCATTGGCCATATGGACTATACAGTCGATGTGAATAATTCCACCTATACTGGAAATCTCCATCTCGGCCACAAGGGTGAGCACCATAATGGCCTCAACCAACAGCTGTCTGTATTCTGGCTGTGGGACGTGATTGAGGACAGACTCCACGTGCACTGCAAACTTGATCTCTCCCTCTGTCATCTACAATAATGCatattgtaaataatgacattaataatgaaaacaagtaaaaatagTGTTTGTAGTAATGcagtatatttatacatatatttatatgtgcAATCTGTATGTGTGCTTGTGAATGCACCTCGCTGGTGGTGGAAGAAGGCAAAACATATCCTGCAATTGACAGGCCATGACATTTCTGCAGAATCCTCCAGACCTTCTGGTAGAAGCCCATGGGCACCCTGTTAATGGCTCCATCCAGTCTGCGTCGTCTCAGCCACTGGCCCTGACGCTCCTCCCACTGAAGGTGCGAGTCACCTGTACCGGTCGGGGATAAGATGCCGCTGGGAGTAGAGGGGCTGCTGCATCTCTAGAGACACATTTGTGTCATTAAAATTTACATCCACAAACATGCAATGTGGGAAAGCAGTAATCAGCGTTTATAGATGCGCATGCTGTTAAAAGGTTAGCAAGCAGGAAATGTGGCAAACACGGTTACGATGACATCATATCAGCCCATGTAATTGTGAGTGAAAAGACCACGAGTTTAAACAGGACGAGTGATTTGTGATAGATATTGCGATTATTACTGAGCAGCACGGCTGGAAGTTCATCCCATTTCATCTATAATGATGCAATAAAATCAGTCAAACTTAAATTTATCTCTACATATGCTACATATGAgtcttaaaacagtttattaaaaCCAGGTAGATTAAATATTTCAACTGATGGATTTCGAAACGGTAAAGATCTCAGCCTTGCTCATTTACAAACTGAAGAACGTTAGTGGAGAGAGTTTTGATAGATTCAATGGCGTTGAGTTACCGTTGAACGAGGGGACGTGAAATTACTGCTGACGGAATGACTGCTGCTAAAGATCTACGACGATAAAAGCACAACATACAAACATAAcacaatgaacagaaacatgGAAACCGTTTCGAATGGATTTTGCAAGTCTGCTGAACTGTTCAAGCTGCGACACCACATACAGAGGCAAAACTAAAAACCTCgaaacaaatgtttaatatGACTGAAAAAGATGTGCGTGATATGGGCAAACAGGATAATACCCTGAATATTCATGCTATTGCTGGTTTCATGGTCTGGAGTCTGGACAGACGTAATGAGACAGATACAGTAACTCTACGGTTTTAGCATTCCTGAAAAATGATAACAAACTCAACCCACGCTTATGGGTCTGGAGTCATCGAGCtggaaataaaacaatgcagaGGTTATTTATGGTACACCAGTACAGAAATCTGCATCAGGTTAAAATCAAGTGTCCAGACACAAACCAGAATTCATAAACACTTGCGGAAACATGTATGGAGGTTTGCTCTTTCTTATTCCACCTGTTTGATTTCGGTCTTCAGTTTTCTGATTCCCGTTCGTTCTGTCTTGGTTGCCCCTGTGTGTCCCAGCTCATGGATGGAAATAGCAGGACTAATGGCTGTGGACTGAATCGGACGCACTTTCACACGACACAGAGAGGTTATTGAAGTAAAAAAAAGCTGTGTTCATTGTACTTGTACACGCACACATcgttcaaatgttttaaaaacgatttccacattttagaataatagtaaaagCATAAAAACTATGGAATAACATGACtgtaactttatttttgttgtattttcaaaagcatttaaatcaCTAGACTCCAATCGGCTGTTCGCAAACACATTATTAATTCAAGTCTGCACTACATTTTAGTTATTGTTTATATAAACACGATCTAGTTACACATTATTGAAGTCACAACATCTCATAATAGATATGGATTTTGCTTTCTGAATACTCACTGCTTCTCTCTACACCAAACTCTTTCCCGCTCAGGATGTGATGTAATAGATTCTTCATGTCGAATGGACTCAGGCTCATCAGACTCTCTGACGCCTCCTCGCCTGTAGGGGGCGCATTGAGATTTAGTTCCTGTGCATAAAGAATGTGTATGTCTGAAAGCATGGATGCACTCAGTCGTCTTTACCTGAACAGTGTAAACTGCGAGCGAGCTCTGTGGCCATCACCTGCATGATGAGGCCGATGCGCAGGCGTAGCATGTCTCCGAACAGAGACGGCTGCGAGCGCACGTACATGGCCAGATACACCATAATCTCCTGTGCGGTACACAGAATCCAAGACGTTAACCAAGAACGTTTCATAAATTGAAAtgattatactgtaaatatctgAATTTGCATCACCTGCGTGAGAACTGCGATGCTGATGTCTTGTCCACTGGCCTCATAGATCAAGTTGATCAGTTCATCAGGGGGAAGAGGACTGACATTGAGATAAGTAATTGAGTCATTTTAGTTATGAGGAATCTTAAAATGATTATAAAAGGAGCGGCTAAAGGCACTCACACTGTGATGACCTTCTCCCTGGGCTCAGGAGGGAGACCCACCGTCAGCTGTTTATGATGCGAGATCAAATCTGTGCACGCCtggtgaacacacacaaacacaggagGAATTACTCAAACCATCCCAATATGTTGAAAATCAAAACCTAGTGGTGTAAATGCAACATTATACAAGGCAAATGTTTTTAGTTTGCAGAAAGAAATCAGACAGCCTTTGAATAAGTTGATGATACGACTAGagtttttactttcattttcaagtgttttaaaagtgctatttcatttctttaaatCGTAACTGTCAGGCGAAAATCTTCATCTCCAAAACGGTTACTTTTCAGGAAAAatcaatgtatttttaaaataatgtgtttACAAAGTTGACAAGCCCTTTTTCGATGCTTTTCATTGGTtgaatattttctaaatatttaacCACTAAATAGGATGGCCGATAGTATTGGtttgtgaaaaataaacaaatcacaaaatatgaagATACTGTACATGGTTTATACCCGACAGCGacaatatgtaaaaaatgtgatgaaaactaaaatgacagcacacctttaaagaatagttcacctaaattctgtcattcctTACACACTCTCTTGCCATTTTAAGCcagtgtgactttcttctgcaaaacacaaaaattgaattgaataatgttggtcaccaaaaaccgttggcccccattgacttctattgtatggacacaaaaccaatggaagtcaatggggaccaacgattttccaacatttttttaaaatatcttctttcgtgttctcacgcatgtttgaaatgacaagagggcgtgtaaataacgactaaatttttatttttgggtgaactgttcctttaacaagtAACAAAAGACAATAGTAATCGATTatactttatatttaattaacaattttttgtatatattattttctattatgACATGTATAGATTTGAGAGGGTTCTCACTTCAGCTAGGACCTCCACTCTCTTCTTCAGGATGCCTGAGATGTAGCGGATGAGACCCCATTCCTTACACGCTCCTGCCCAAACATAAAGCTCCTCCAGCAGGGAGCGAACAGTCTCCTCACCTTGACCTGACATATTTACCGCCCATTCTGGACCCCTACACAACACAGACATAGTAAGAAAATAGCATGTATTTTATGACTGAtgatttacattcatttacatttacatttatgcatttggcagacgcttttatccaaagcgacttacattgcattatactatacatatgtttctaagtatgtgcaatccctgggatcgaacccatgatttTGGCATTGCtaacaccatgctctaaccactgagccacaggaaacaTTCATATGAACATAATATTTGCAGTTGCTTGTGTATGCGTGTACTCACTTCATAGCATAGAGGACGTAAAGGATATCTGCCTGATCTTGCAGGGTTGGACAGTGCTTAAGCTGGTCAACCAGATAAGCAAAATCTGTGTTCCCATGAGCATCATGGGGCAAGTGCAGGTCCACGCTATCAGTCTTCTGAGGTTtgcacacaaatacattttacatttacaattagtcatttagcagacgcttttatccaaagcgacttacaaagagtttaaggagcaataagcgatatatcatacaggagcaataatacaataggtactaatacaaagttactagtttcaacaaaagccagaccaatacctgttgaaatacacacatacatatgaATGCAATACAAATATAACAATCAAACCTAAGCTACTTCTTGTTTTCCCATTTGTTTATGTGATTGTCAGAGCAATACTGAGAAAACTTGCCTTGGCATGGTGAGAAGCAAGGTGTTGTGGGACTTCGAGCAGATTCAGAGACTTTCTGTGTTTGCTCATTATGGGGGCTACAGGTAAATACATGGAAGGTTCTGAAAAACACAAGGGCTGTCAATGACACATAAACTCAATTCAACTATTCAAGTTTGACTCTGAGGGCTTACTGGGCATGTTGTGTCCCTGAACCTGGGCCATAAAAGACAGAATGTCCCTGGTAGTGTGTTCAGCGCTGAAAACGTGGTGCTGCCCCCTCTGGATAGGAGGTAGGTGGAACTTTGTTGAAGTGATGTGTAGGAGATCTGTGAGATACTGGTCAAACACGTCTCCAGAACCTGCAGGGAAACAAACCACACCTTATTATAACACCTTATTATGGGAAAAAAGTTCAGTACTCATTGCAACTGATGTTGCGGCTTCTtgtaatttgaaataattttgttaacttgaaaacatttttttgtcaaaaacaaTGAATCAGGCAGTTGGCAGAAATTATAAGCTCCTCATTTTAATGGCTATGAACATTTTAGTTTATGTTAAGTATAtgttataatacaattatgttttttggAAAAAGCTGTAAGCTTATTGTGCCCCTCAGGAATACTTGAGGGCTCAAAACTCTCTTGGTCTTCTTCCTCGTCCTCGTCCTCGTCAAGAAGGTTCTCTTCAGAATCTGCGTCCAAGAAGCTGAGCTGAGTGTGGAAGGAGGTGGTGAGGAATGAGGACAGGTTTGCCATCTGTACccttcaaatgacaaaaaatattgagctattattttcattgtaaataaatacaataatttcTCTCATTCTTTCTTTCGTTGCATTTCTTATTGTCTAACCTGGCACCACCAAAGTAGCCATCTTGAATTTTACGCAGGGTAGACAGAACACAAGGATCAATACTTTCACCATCTTCAACTGGATccaaagaagaaaaaagatcAACATATGAATAATTCCTTTGTATAATTGCAGCATGTTCTAATATACAAGTGCTCATGGATAAGCATTAAAGTTTTACCCAGCATGCTCTTTGTGATAGGGAATGTGAGGGTAGGTCTTCCGGTCATACGCCAGCAGGAAGAGAGATAGGCAAGCTCGGTTCGCAACATCTCCACAATCATCTGGTTATCCAGGGCCAAGTAGAAGTGATGTTGGTCAATGAACTTTGACAAATcagaaaaaatacagttttattcGCCCTGGTCTGACTGTTCATGAGGATTTCGATTTATTTTAGTGTTCTAACTATGTGAGATTATGCCTTGAGTTATTACTTGTGGGGTGAATGTATAGGTGCGATTTCTGATCTCATAGAACTTTGAAGTTCCAAGGACACCAATGTGACGGTACGGCCGTCCACTCAGACTGAGCTTCTTACAGTTACCTgtgcaaaaaaaaagagattaATGATGATTCATGAATTAATTAAACTCTAAACAACTGCAAAAATGTCATAACCCGTTACTGTTTGAGGCTCACTTTACATTCctataagaataaaatgacCATCATTTATAATCAAGTAATGTTATAATTCATCTATAGACGCAGTAATTTAATTGGTTTGAATAAGTACTTTGTCTGTTAAATACTTACCCAATTTTACATATATGTGGCTCAGGATTCGAGCCGGCATGACTCGGATGGGTGAAACCTCAGAAATTGTCTGAACCTCTATTCTATGTTCCCTCAGCAAATGCTGGATCTCCACCGATTCAGCCAATACACTCACTAAACAAAGCGAACCAAATGataatttcttcaaaatatagaGAGTTTTAATTAACAAACTGAATATAATTTCTAAAACAAGTTCTAAACCAATCAAGATGCTACACAATTTTACAAGGTTTATGAATGTAAAGACATAAAATTCACCTTGCACAACAACATCAGGCTTGAACCCTTTGGAGAATCTTCTATTGAGAGGATCGATCTCTCCAGGTGCCAGAAATCcctaataaaaatgaacaatttgtcaacaaaaaaaattaaaagcagCTGAAAAGATAACATATTACAGATTGCACCGAATAAATCTTGGTGTATCTGTGCTGACATTAACATGTGCACTCAATCAAAGTGGTTTCAAAACCTGGTAATGTAtgtaaaaattagggctgtcaaacgattaatcgtgatttatcgcatccagaataaaagtttgtgtttacctaACATATGtcggtgtactgtgcatattaattttgtatttatgaacacatacacatcaatgcatatttttaagaaaaatattaaatataacaattaataaacgttGATATAGAATTTcagttattggtaaatataaataaatacattaaaatatttcctaaatatatatacaagtatgtgtatgtttttgtgtttataaatacaaaattaatatgcacagtacacagacatatattatgtaaacacaaacttttattctggatgcgattaatcgcgattaatcgtttgacagccctagtaaaaatccattttttatgtgattcaCTTGAATGTTTTTTGGGGTAACGTTTACGGAAAAAAATCTTTGCAAGCTTCATCACCTCAGCGAGCAGGCTGCCCAGGATATACAGAGACTGGCCCCACATGTGTGGGAGCTGGCCGGCGGCCACACGCTCCACGGAGTGAGGGTTCCTGTACTCCTCCTCAACCTGAACAAGACACAAACAACAGATGAGCAACAGATGAAATCATTTCACCCGTGATTGTTTTGTCACAGTTACTGACCTGTGCACAAACACGGTTTCAACCAGAATTACCTTTCAGTTACGAAGAACTTGATCAGCATCACAACCACTGATATTGGAGGCTGAGATGGTCAGACCTGCATTATTGTATGGCTTTTTGGGCATAGCGCCACATAATAGTAATTTgctattatatataaaaaagagaAGTTTAAATATTCtgctaaaaaaatgtatgttccAGTAAAGAAGGTTTTGGACAGGAGGGTCAGTCAATGACGACAGGTTTTCAGTTTTGGATGATGGCTGTTTAAACTCACTTTATCAGCGGGTACGGCATAGAGTTCAGGCACCAGTCGAATCCCATGTTTGCCCCGTATTAAAACACCATCAAGGGCTTCCCTGTATTCCTGCACCTATTAGAAATCACACAGCCAAATGTTAACTCTACGAACTGCCTTGCTTTGGATAGCGCGAGTTGCTTCCCATAAATAAAGTAGGGATGAACAGATTTCAGGCTGCTTTTCAGGTTCTTTTTGTACCTGCTCATGATCCTCATTAAAAATCCCATCCAGTATAAGGTAGGTCCAAAACACAGGCCATTCACATTCAATATTCTCAAAGAGTTTCAGTTCTGCTGAATCATAGTGAAGTCGAGTGGGGTCCTATAACAGTCACATTATTAGTGCCATGTTAAAAGCTACGATGTGTGTTAGTGAAATAGGAATCGGTCGATGGATAGTTACCTCTTTAGGGGTCCTGTATCCATCTCGGATAAACCGGCAACAACCGTAACGTCCCTAAAATTAGAGATTTCGTAAGACTTCCTGTCAAAATCTTGCACAAAATGgatatttaatatttcatcggttttaatattttattctatattaattgtatgacgttaaattaaaactacagttatttatactttgtggaggtctaccagGAGTTCAGTTTGGGCcatgtaacgtttgtttatgttgttgccgctgaaactgtctatacatATATAACTTAAATCACACAATAGTAGCTATATAaccagcaaaaaataaaaacagcaaaacaataacaaaaacaactcttATTAGCATGTTTCGACCAATGATGTGGAGTTGGGCAAGTTactgtgaaaaagtaattaattaccaattactaattacatattcaatagagtaagtagattactgtacaaattactctctccaaaaagtatttaattacttattactaattactatagtaaattctatatcctatattaactttgattagttaagtgattcaaggatagaaaTGAAcctgctcttttaattcattcaaataaat
This portion of the Triplophysa rosa linkage group LG20, Trosa_1v2, whole genome shotgun sequence genome encodes:
- the phka2 gene encoding phosphorylase b kinase regulatory subunit alpha, liver isoform isoform X3 — translated: MRSRSNSGVRLDGFARLVHETILCHQNPVTGLLPASEQQKDAWVRDNVYSILAVWGLGMAYRKNADRDEDKAKAYELEQSVVKLMQGLLQCMMRQIAKVEKFKHTQSTKDCLHAKYHTPTCATVVGDDQWGHLQVDATSLYLLMLAQMTASGLRIISNLNEVAFVQNLVFYIEAAYKVADYGMWERGDKTNQGIPELNGSSVGMAKSALEAIDELDLFGAYGGPKSVIHVLPDEVEHCQSILCSLLPRASTSKEIDAGLLSVISFPAFAVEDADLVNITKSEIITKLQGRYGCCRFIRDGYRTPKEDPTRLHYDSAELKLFENIECEWPVFWTYLILDGIFNEDHEQVQEYREALDGVLIRGKHGIRLVPELYAVPADKVEEEYRNPHSVERVAAGQLPHMWGQSLYILGSLLAEGFLAPGEIDPLNRRFSKGFKPDVVVQVSVLAESVEIQHLLREHRIEVQTISEVSPIRVMPARILSHIYVKLGNCKKLSLSGRPYRHIGVLGTSKFYEIRNRTYTFTPQFIDQHHFYLALDNQMIVEMLRTELAYLSSCWRMTGRPTLTFPITKSMLVEDGESIDPCVLSTLRKIQDGYFGGARVQMANLSSFLTTSFHTQLSFLDADSEENLLDEDEDEEEDQESFEPSSSGDVFDQYLTDLLHITSTKFHLPPIQRGQHHVFSAEHTTRDILSFMAQVQGHNMPKPSMYLPVAPIMSKHRKSLNLLEVPQHLASHHAKKTDSVDLHLPHDAHGNTDFAYLVDQLKHCPTLQDQADILYVLYAMKGPEWAVNMSGQGEETVRSLLEELYVWAGACKEWGLIRYISGILKKRVEVLAEACTDLISHHKQLTVGLPPEPREKVITVPLPPDELINLIYEASGQDISIAVLTQEIMVYLAMYVRSQPSLFGDMLRLRIGLIMQVMATELARSLHCSGEEASESLMSLSPFDMKNLLHHILSGKEFGVERSMRPIQSTAISPAISIHELGHTGATKTERTGIRKLKTEIKQRCSSPSTPSGILSPTGTGDSHLQWEERQGQWLRRRRLDGAINRVPMGFYQKVWRILQKCHGLSIAGYVLPSSTTSEMTEGEIKFAVHVESVLNHVPQPEYRQLLVEAIMVLTLVAEMEISSIGGIIHIDCIVHMANDLFQQDQRSHGANEYFLEKDPATGICDFFYDSAPSGSYGTMTYLSKAVVTYVHDFLPSSSCLMQ
- the phka2 gene encoding phosphorylase b kinase regulatory subunit alpha, liver isoform isoform X1 → MRSRSNSGVRLDGFARLVHETILCHQNPVTGLLPASEQQKDAWVRDNVYSILAVWGLGMAYRKNADRDEDKAKAYELEQSVVKLMQGLLQCMMRQIAKVEKFKHTQSTKDCLHAKYHTPTCATVVGDDQWGHLQVDATSLYLLMLAQMTASGLRIISNLNEVAFVQNLVFYIEAAYKVADYGMWERGDKTNQGIPELNGSSVGMAKSALEAIDELDLFGAYGGPKSVIHVLPDEVEHCQSILCSLLPRASTSKEIDAGLLSVISFPAFAVEDADLVNITKSEIITKLQGRYGCCRFIRDGYRTPKEDPTRLHYDSAELKLFENIECEWPVFWTYLILDGIFNEDHEQVQEYREALDGVLIRGKHGIRLVPELYAVPADKVEEEYRNPHSVERVAAGQLPHMWGQSLYILGSLLAEGFLAPGEIDPLNRRFSKGFKPDVVVQVSVLAESVEIQHLLREHRIEVQTISEVSPIRVMPARILSHIYVKLGNCKKLSLSGRPYRHIGVLGTSKFYEIRNRTYTFTPQFIDQHHFYLALDNQMIVEMLRTELAYLSSCWRMTGRPTLTFPITKSMLVEDGESIDPCVLSTLRKIQDGYFGGARVQMANLSSFLTTSFHTQLSFLDADSEENLLDEDEDEEEDQESFEPSSSGDVFDQYLTDLLHITSTKFHLPPIQRGQHHVFSAEHTTRDILSFMAQVQGHNMPKPSMYLPVAPIMSKHRKSLNLLEVPQHLASHHAKKTDSVDLHLPHDAHGNTDFAYLVDQLKHCPTLQDQADILYVLYAMKGPEWAVNMSGQGEETVRSLLEELYVWAGACKEWGLIRYISGILKKRVEVLAEACTDLISHHKQLTVGLPPEPREKVITVPLPPDELINLIYEASGQDISIAVLTQEIMVYLAMYVRSQPSLFGDMLRLRIGLIMQVMATELARSLHCSGEEASESLMSLSPFDMKNLLHHILSGKEFGVERSMRPIQSTAISPAISIHELGHTGATKTERTGIRKLKTEIKQIFSSSHSVSSNFTSPRSTRCSSPSTPSGILSPTGTGDSHLQWEERQGQWLRRRRLDGAINRVPMGFYQKVWRILQKCHGLSIAGYVLPSSTTSEMTEGEIKFAVHVESVLNHVPQPEYRQLLVEAIMVLTLVAEMEISSIGGIIHIDCIVHMANDLFQQDQRSHGANEYFLEKDPATGICDFFYDSAPSGSYGTMTYLSKAVVTYVHDFLPSSSCLMQ
- the phka2 gene encoding phosphorylase b kinase regulatory subunit alpha, liver isoform isoform X2; this translates as MRSRSNSGVRLDGFARLVHETILCHQNPVTGLLPASEQQKDAWVRDNVYSILAVWGLGMAYRKNADRDEDKAKAYELEQSVVKLMQGLLQCMMRQIAKVEKFKHTQSTKDCLHAKYHTPTCATVVGDDQWGHLQVDATSLYLLMLAQMTASGLRIISNLNEVAFVQNLVFYIEAAYKVADYGMWERGDKTNQGIPELNGSSVGMAKSALEAIDELDLFGAYGGPKSVIHVLPDEVEHCQSILCSLLPRASTSKEIDAGLLSVISFPAFAVEDADLVNITKSEIITKLQGRYGCCRFIRDGYRTPKEDPTRLHYDSAELKLFENIECEWPVFWTYLILDGIFNEDHEQVQEYREALDGVLIRGKHGIRLVPELYAVPADKVEEEYRNPHSVERVAAGQLPHMWGQSLYILGSLLAEGFLAPGEIDPLNRRFSKGFKPDVVVQVSVLAESVEIQHLLREHRIEVQTISEVSPIRVMPARILSHIYVKLGNCKKLSLSGRPYRHIGVLGTSKFYEIRNRTYTFTPQFIDQHHFYLALDNQMIVEMLRTELAYLSSCWRMTGRPTLTFPITKSMLVEDGESIDPCVLSTLRKIQDGYFGGARVQMANLSSFLTTSFHTQLSFLDADSEENLLDEDEDEEEDQESFEPSSSGDVFDQYLTDLLHITSTKFHLPPIQRGQHHVFSAEHTTRDILSFMAQVQGHNMPKPSMYLPVAPIMSKHRKSLNLLEVPQHLASHHAKKTDSVDLHLPHDAHGNTDFAYLVDQLKHCPTLQDQADILYVLYAMKGPEWAVNMSGQGEETVRSLLEELYVWAGACKEWGLIRYISGILKKRVEVLAEACTDLISHHKQLTVGLPPEPREKVITVPLPPDELINLIYEASGQDISIAVLTQEIMVYLAMYVRSQPSLFGDMLRLRIGLIMQVMATELARSLHCSGEEASESLMSLSPFDMKNLLHHILSGKEFGVERSMRPIQSTAISPAISIHELGHTGATKTERTGIRKLKTEIKQLDDSRPISRCSSPSTPSGILSPTGTGDSHLQWEERQGQWLRRRRLDGAINRVPMGFYQKVWRILQKCHGLSIAGYVLPSSTTSEMTEGEIKFAVHVESVLNHVPQPEYRQLLVEAIMVLTLVAEMEISSIGGIIHIDCIVHMANDLFQQDQRSHGANEYFLEKDPATGICDFFYDSAPSGSYGTMTYLSKAVVTYVHDFLPSSSCLMQ
- the phka2 gene encoding phosphorylase b kinase regulatory subunit alpha, liver isoform isoform X4; this translates as MFTAFWLCGDSAWLTGKTQTVMRTKPKHTSLSSILLFQSVVKLMQGLLQCMMRQIAKVEKFKHTQSTKDCLHAKYHTPTCATVVGDDQWGHLQVDATSLYLLMLAQMTASGLRIISNLNEVAFVQNLVFYIEAAYKVADYGMWERGDKTNQGIPELNGSSVGMAKSALEAIDELDLFGAYGGPKSVIHVLPDEVEHCQSILCSLLPRASTSKEIDAGLLSVISFPAFAVEDADLVNITKSEIITKLQGRYGCCRFIRDGYRTPKEDPTRLHYDSAELKLFENIECEWPVFWTYLILDGIFNEDHEQVQEYREALDGVLIRGKHGIRLVPELYAVPADKVEEEYRNPHSVERVAAGQLPHMWGQSLYILGSLLAEGFLAPGEIDPLNRRFSKGFKPDVVVQVSVLAESVEIQHLLREHRIEVQTISEVSPIRVMPARILSHIYVKLGNCKKLSLSGRPYRHIGVLGTSKFYEIRNRTYTFTPQFIDQHHFYLALDNQMIVEMLRTELAYLSSCWRMTGRPTLTFPITKSMLVEDGESIDPCVLSTLRKIQDGYFGGARVQMANLSSFLTTSFHTQLSFLDADSEENLLDEDEDEEEDQESFEPSSSGDVFDQYLTDLLHITSTKFHLPPIQRGQHHVFSAEHTTRDILSFMAQVQGHNMPKPSMYLPVAPIMSKHRKSLNLLEVPQHLASHHAKKTDSVDLHLPHDAHGNTDFAYLVDQLKHCPTLQDQADILYVLYAMKGPEWAVNMSGQGEETVRSLLEELYVWAGACKEWGLIRYISGILKKRVEVLAEACTDLISHHKQLTVGLPPEPREKVITVPLPPDELINLIYEASGQDISIAVLTQEIMVYLAMYVRSQPSLFGDMLRLRIGLIMQVMATELARSLHCSGEEASESLMSLSPFDMKNLLHHILSGKEFGVERSMRPIQSTAISPAISIHELGHTGATKTERTGIRKLKTEIKQIFSSSHSVSSNFTSPRSTRCSSPSTPSGILSPTGTGDSHLQWEERQGQWLRRRRLDGAINRVPMGFYQKVWRILQKCHGLSIAGYVLPSSTTSEMTEGEIKFAVHVESVLNHVPQPEYRQLLVEAIMVLTLVAEMEISSIGGIIHIDCIVHMANDLFQQDQRSHGANEYFLEKDPATGICDFFYDSAPSGSYGTMTYLSKAVVTYVHDFLPSSSCLMQ
- the phka2 gene encoding phosphorylase b kinase regulatory subunit alpha, liver isoform isoform X5 is translated as MRSRSNSGVRLDGFARLVHETILCHQNPVTGLLPASEQQKDAWVRDNVYSILAVWGLGMAYRKNADRDEDKAKAYELEQSVVKLMQGLLQCMMRQIAKVEKFKHTQSTKDCLHAKYHTPTCATVVGDDQWGHLQVDATSLYLLMLAQMTASGLRIISNLNEVAFVQNLVFYIEAAYKVADYGMWERGDKTNQGIPELNGSSVGMAKSALEAIDELDLFGAYGGPKSVIHVLPDEVEHCQSILCSLLPRASTSKEIDAGLLSVISFPAFAVEDADLVNITKSEIITKLQGRYGCCRFIRDGYRTPKEDPTRLHYDSAELKLFENIECEWPVFWTYLILDGIFNEDHEQVQEYREALDGVLIRGKHGIRLVPELYAVPADKVEEEYRNPHSVERVAAGQLPHMWGQSLYILGSLLAEGFLAPGEIDPLNRRFSKGFKPDVVVQVSVLAESVEIQHLLREHRIEVQTISEVSPIRVMPARILSHIYVKLGNCKKLSLSGRPYRHIGVLGTSKFYEIRNRTYTFTPQFIDQHHFYLALDNQMIVEMLRTELAYLSSCWRMTGRPTLTFPITKSMLVEDGESIDPCVLSTLRKIQDGYFGGARVQMANLSSFLTTSFHTQLSFLDADSEENLLDEDEDEEEDQESFEPSSSGDVFDQYLTDLLHITSTKFHLPPIQRGQHHVFSAEHTTRDILSFMAQVQGHNMPKPSMYLPVAPIMSKHRKSLNLLEVPQHLASHHAKKTDSVDLHLPHDAHGNTDFAYLVDQLKHCPTLQDQADILYVLYAMKGPEWAVNMSGQGEETVRSLLEELYVWAGACKEWGLIRYISGILKKRVEVLAEACTDLISHHKQLTVGLPPEPREKVITVPLPPDELINLIYEASGQDISIAVLTQEIMVYLAMYVRSQPSLFGDMLRLRIGLIMQVMATELARSLHCSGEEASESLMSLSPFDMKNLLHHILSGKEFGVERSNL